A segment of the Crassostrea angulata isolate pt1a10 chromosome 10, ASM2561291v2, whole genome shotgun sequence genome:
aaagtaaaatttgcaGGACACATAAAAAATTCCTTGCATGTGAAATGTGTTCATTTCTTCATTTGCAAAAAtgatttgtatttttacattcaaaaatcaaaatgataatAACCCCTTTTCACTGCTTTTGGATTCAGTGAAGTGCTCATTAATGCATGACCAACattaatataattgtataaaaacATTGGTTGTGAACCCATATTATTGCTCAAAATGtatgatatatttaatttaaggCTGTAAATTGCTGATTtacttatttgtaaatatgaCTGGTGATTTTTTTGGCAGCAAGGTAAAGGCATGGGCATTGGCTGTTTCTTTATATGTTAAGCTTATGTGTATGATCGTCTTATTTGACTAAAATATGAATCTCAGTTGTTGTTTATGATTTACATTCCTGAATAAAATTTTCCAGCAATAAATCTGAAATgagcatgttttattttgattactgcaaatgtgtacaatatttgacagaaatttatatttcaaCAAGTTAGCGTTGGTTTAAAGTTAATTCTAGATGCACCTAATCCTTCTACATATAACGTTATATAAGGCAgggtttttaaaactaaaaccaCAGTCCCTTGTCaggccaaaaaaattaaatgcattggtTTTTAGACACTAGGTGAAATGCTactgcattgattttttttttgattttttttacactaatgaaaaggggaaaaaactcaatcttcaaagtttaaaatacatgaaaattcaGTTACCGTCCTTGCAAATAATGcaataaaagcaaaaatatagTACTGGTACCTGCTTGCCTTTTCTTTTTGGTCTGTTGATCGACCAATACATACATTCATAAATGAgttaattagaaccattttaacaagaccttggactttcggttagacgtagctatctatttcttgcatcaaaacaagttaaaaatgaagcgaaatatgcaccgattgcgttgtctcagctcaaaagccagacagatcttgttgatttcaaagagccatggctgagtggccagcaatgaaatagacaggcctatgtcacattgctgtttgacacaactacctaaagtccaagctcctgttaaaatgttTCTATGTTTAAGAGCAATGACTCTTAAAAACcatattattgtttatattgtcaTCTAAAATTAGCATTGTAAACAACCATATTTTCACATCAAAGGGTATTTTTTGTTGTCGATGACTCGATATTTACGATATATCATCTTACCAAAGTCTATAACTACACTCGCTTGTCAAAAGTATGTcaatgttgggtttttttgcccctgtttatttcattgaaaacaagaCATATTTCAATAAGGATTCTGTTGCtttttgtcagattttaaagaaatgtattttgattaaaattgatttaatttgcaCTTTTTGACATGCATCGAAACAGTTTTTTAATgactcatttgtaaaatttgatacatgtgtatttcaaacataacagtagtagttggggctatatggaTCGTGGATATCAGCctgggtagctcagtggtagagctcctgactagagttgcaggggtccctggttcgattcccggtccagccatatttttttaatattccttCTTTCCTATTACATAATAAAAGGATATCTTTTAAGAGTTCTACTATATATCATTATCTTTTGCAATAGAATAATCCTATGTAATAGCCAAAAAACCTTGCTTTGGATtatgaatatcaaaaaaatttcaatcccagacttttcaaaatcaatcaagGGGttacttttaaacgattcattGAAAATGTTGGTTATCAatgaaatactgtaaacgtattatatttggcgtgtacgatattttgcggaaattagtttttgaacaagttggcgtagatttgaattagcgtatcctttaatgtgactattcttatacattacatgcatggcatttagcgatgtacttgatttagcggaagtcGCATTCCGCCAAAAGCACTAAATAGAATCCACAGCCtaatgtagtatgtttacagtatataaagaaaagaaaaaaattgacatacttttCACACCCAAGTGAACGTATTATTGCAATTATTGCTGTTATTGAAGTCAATACAATGATTTAGCTACCTGAGAAGTACAATTTTGTACTTAAAGgattgatatattatcacattgtaataaatattgttgataatttaattcgttatatccgtcaagtttacaacatgtaatatagtaacggggaatgaaaatcacttcactgtaagcgtcaattcattataagcgtgtttgctataactgtgttttactgtattgtcATTTTGTGTACCATGTTGTCAATACTAACATCatgattgttttaaatgaatgatagtagaaaaacaataaaacttacaacatttataaatatatatgtactaaGCTTCAATCTAAAGCACTTTCGATAAATCATAGAATTTCAATATTCACATTTCTATGATGAAGTTAACCTGCATAATATTAAATACAGATAAGtaataaattatcatttaaactTATTCAGCTGCAAAAATCTTAAGAAACAGCAGACTttaaaaaacaagttttattatttAGATACAAATTTCCTAAGACAGCCCTTAGAAATGAATGCACAGAAATTGATCACAAATGAGAATAACATTATCATATCAATGATGTTAGCTTCAGTGGATTTACAGGCATTCCCTGAGCATCCCATTCCTCTGGATTCACATCATAGTCTAACATAGCCTTCCGTAAATTCAGGAACCGACCCAATATTCCAACCTCTACAATATTCTTGTGAAAATCCATCCAGTGCGGCTTAATAAGTTTACACCTAGCTTCATACAAGTCTGATTCTTTTGacagattgtcaaaataaatgataGAGAATAATAAGAGACTTTGGTATTTTAACCGCCCATCTCGCTGGGCTTCCAAAAGTCTACAGAGGTATTTGTCAGTGTTTACATTACGGATTGGTTCACCAATTAACAACATTTCTTGACCATCTTCTATTAACTCTTGCCGGAAATCTCTCTCTGTCGGATTTGTTTTGTAGAGAACTCCAACAAATGACAGTAGGGATATATAGAGGGATGCTTTCACTGGGCGGTCTTTACAGTCTTGAATGGTCTCCTGGGCAACTACTTTGTAGTCATTGATGATGCTATAAATAAAGCTACCTGAAAATCAcacaaaaaattcattattcccctctgtataaaaatacaaatcaatCCATTAGCTTATTAATGTCATAAATTTGTATTGGCATGATATTTTCACGACAAAGATATTAATCTGATGATCAGACAGGTTCTCAAATACCAGCACCAGATACTggcagatagctcagttggtagagcacccgactagagattcagagagCCAAGATTGAATCCCAGTCTGTCCGTCACTACTTCTCCCATCATGTGGTGCCTTGTCAAAACCTTGAACAGGTTAACTTATATCAGGGGAAAGAGCCTGGGGTTAACTTTAAGGACAAAGATCATTTCATGGGGAGCAATGTTAtggtcagaccggtttgaaAACTCATTActggcgccagatagctcagtttgTAGAGCTTCAGGGGGTCTTGCTCACGAATCATGATAACATTCACGGCAaggtaaaaattgaaataaaacattaactAAAAACTATACAGATAAGAAATTAATTACTATCGTGCAACATCTATTAACCTTCTCCCCGAATTTCCTCTAACGGTTATATGTAACAAGCTGATTTGAATTGAAATAGAGCATTGAATTTCAgttcatttttaagttttgcatctatataaaataaaataatatccTACCAATTTTCTCTAATTTTCCTCCTTTAAACTTTTCTGGTAACGTTGGTTTAAATTTCTGTAAAACTCTGGCAGCCATGCTGCTGCTTTCTGCTTTCCGTCTGTCCTAATTGCGGTGTCAATGCGGTTCGTTCCTAAGAAAATTTGACCAGGTATTTTCAATCACCTTCTCATTTTCAGGTccggaaatattttttttcgaagaattagttattttttaaaaacaatgaatttttaatattaaaaatttaatcacTTAAAATGAAATTGGACTCTAACGTATTTATTAAACTTTTCAGTAACGTTATATCGACACCCAGATGTCagatcatttgaaataaaaaaaaaaaaccagatagGCCTAGAATGtcgtttgttttaattttaatttttggaaaCCGATGAGAGCTGGCTTTGGAATacaattaaatcattttcacCGCTTAAGGTTTTCTAAAAACATCAGTTTTTCAGgcaaaaaaatattctcaagcagcattttaaatatgattcaatttacaatgtataacaAACAATGTACTGCATCTTTCAGTACCTCTATATCAGGAACTGctgataaaatgatattcataataaaagtatttttggaatttttttaataaaaaaaagcagtcagaatataatataaaaaataattttatgacaTAAATATTGTTGTTAAACGGCAATgtgagctgcatttttcatgttgaattttttttaactaaaaatgttcttttctgtcagccatatttttgtggaaaaggccgttaagaagcctatttggagcaaaattgaattattgtcgtactgtacaaaaaattatttgctatatattccttagaagagaaatatttcctttgacaaaaattaatgatgttttcaaatcttatttatcataaaagtttaagttatatgcagacttatcatactagcaggttttagcagcaaaataaaattctaaaatatacagctcaaattattatttttacagagtGATTCCGCTTTGACTATATACAGTATATGGGTACAGTAACCGGAAAGCAAGCTACATGTATCATCTGCCGCTCAAACTGTAATATGAGTATAAATTAGACTTCGTGTCTATCATTTGCTGACAAGATCAGgtttataaataaaaggaaaTTCTTTATGAAACACCCAAACTACACTACAGTCACCGATAGTTAATGGACACTTCTATCCGCATCAGACGATATAGACGATAGTTTACAGTAAACAGTTACAACTGCTTCACTTGATGCATGAGATCCATAAAGCTGAGTTCATTTCAAGGTCTTACTCATATATGAAAGAACTTGATATTATATGTCAGACAAAAtgataccattttttttttcaaatattttaaaagtgcaTGCAAACTATAAAGAAATGATTGTCAATGGTCTTTGTTTTAGTTCCCCCAAATAAAGTCTTTATTAACTAAATAGTCCGATTTTCAATTAAGACaattaataaacattaaaaatttttatgcatttacATCGATATCGTATCCGCGATTGCTACCtgataatctctctctctctctctctctctctctctctctctctctctctctctctctctctctctctctctctctctctctctcgtctgACATATCATGTCAAGAACTCTTCCCTTTCTACCACTGAAAGGTTACACGCGATTATGTTCACAGATACATGTTAATGACATGTAAGATTTTGAAGTATACAGCTTGGgttttacttaaaaaatatcGTCTGTTTCACATCAAAGACATACGTCACTGTGCCCCCTCTCTGTCACTGTGCTCCGTTCAGACATCGAGCCATGTTTTTCAATGATATGTAACAGGATATCGTAGCCTCAATAACAATTGTAAAAATAACTTCTGTCAATTTGATTAATGTGGAGAATACGAAACCTAAAATTACAACTATACATACTAG
Coding sequences within it:
- the LOC128166679 gene encoding mitochondrial import inner membrane translocase subunit Tim29-like, encoding MAARVLQKFKPTLPEKFKGGKLEKIGSFIYSIINDYKVVAQETIQDCKDRPVKASLYISLLSFVGVLYKTNPTERDFRQELIEDGQEMLLIGEPIRNVNTDKYLCRLLEAQRDGRLKYQSLLLFSIIYFDNLSKESDLYEARCKLIKPHWMDFHKNIVEVGILGRFLNLRKAMLDYDVNPEEWDAQGMPVNPLKLTSLI